From a region of the Streptomyces sp. B21-083 genome:
- a CDS encoding alpha/beta fold hydrolase, translating to MKPVEIEAKTLIQRSKIRKENDSGAAPHVGDVALDHRLMLGCLEPVFTTRAEYRRLYPDLPAMGKSPAPPTIASSDGMLDTVQDFVDDMIGDAPFLLIGGSYGGCLARAPTGTHPEQSLAPALI from the coding sequence ATGAAGCCAGTGGAGATCGAGGCGAAGACGCTGATCCAGCGGTCGAAGATCCGCAAGGAGAACGATTCGGGTGCCGCGCCGCACGTCGGTGACGTTGCGCTTGACCACCGCCTGATGCTCGGCTGCCTCGAACCGGTGTTCACCACCCGCGCCGAATACCGACGGCTGTACCCGGACCTGCCGGCCATGGGTAAATCGCCGGCGCCACCAACGATCGCGAGCTCGGACGGCATGCTCGACACCGTCCAGGACTTCGTCGACGACATGATCGGGGACGCGCCGTTTCTGCTCATAGGTGGGTCGTACGGCGGCTGCCTCGCCCGCGCGCCGACGGGCACCCACCCTGAACAGAGCCTCGCACCGGCCCTGATCTGA
- a CDS encoding MarR family winged helix-turn-helix transcriptional regulator — MVDLKLVFHDLVQLEIELWNAVDARLRAECDLQLTWFEVMQLLATRSACRIQDVAEEFGITVGGTSKVVDRIEAAGYCRRRANPNDRRSSLVELTPVGQRVVDTAMKIFEAELEARLGSVLPEQELKRFAATLSALRTAGRSVSAPQRAE; from the coding sequence GTGGTTGATCTGAAGCTGGTGTTCCACGACCTGGTCCAACTCGAGATCGAGCTGTGGAATGCCGTCGATGCGCGGCTTCGCGCCGAGTGCGACCTCCAGCTGACATGGTTCGAGGTGATGCAGTTGCTCGCGACGCGCTCTGCGTGCCGGATCCAGGACGTGGCGGAGGAGTTCGGGATCACGGTTGGTGGCACCAGCAAGGTGGTCGACCGTATTGAGGCTGCCGGTTACTGCCGGCGGCGCGCCAATCCGAACGACCGGCGGTCCTCCCTGGTCGAGCTCACGCCCGTCGGCCAGCGGGTGGTGGACACTGCCATGAAGATCTTCGAGGCAGAACTCGAGGCACGCCTCGGTTCCGTGCTCCCCGAGCAGGAGCTGAAGAGGTTCGCCGCGACCCTGAGCGCACTCCGGACGGCCGGTCGGTCGGTGAGTGCCCCTCAGCGGGCGGAGTAG
- a CDS encoding GNAT family N-acetyltransferase: MSDIEIRDDRPAGRLEALAAGEVVGRIEYFVLAARGRALVPVHTIVEPAHEGKGIAGSLARELYLMAAREGIVVAPLCPYVVKWAERHPDEAPAADPDLLRAAKEWLAAHPDRF; encoded by the coding sequence ATGAGTGACATCGAGATCCGCGACGACCGGCCGGCGGGCCGCCTTGAGGCGCTGGCGGCGGGTGAAGTCGTGGGCCGCATCGAGTACTTCGTGCTCGCCGCGCGTGGACGCGCGCTGGTCCCGGTCCACACGATCGTCGAGCCGGCGCACGAGGGGAAGGGCATCGCGGGTTCACTGGCCCGCGAGCTCTACCTCATGGCCGCCCGCGAGGGCATCGTCGTGGCCCCCCTCTGCCCGTACGTCGTGAAGTGGGCCGAGCGTCACCCCGACGAGGCCCCGGCGGCGGACCCCGACCTGCTCCGCGCCGCCAAGGAGTGGCTCGCGGCGCACCCCGACCGTTTCTGA
- a CDS encoding excinuclease ABC subunit UvrA, whose translation MAHDEVTRGDQWAGAPGARGADAVDPPLSIRVRGAKVHNLKNVDVTVPLRQLVAVAGVSGSGKSSLAMGVLYAEGSRRYIEALSTYTRRRMAQAPRASVDSVEHVPAALALRQRPGVPGVRSTFGTSTELLNVLRLLFSRLGSHLCPNGHRQDPTFDVAAGLDLTCPVCEVTFYPPGAESLAFNSDGACPRCTGTGMVREVDEAALVPDPQRTIAEGAVAPWSMFGLTVMPQVVAEFGVRTEVPYTELTAHERDIVMHGPAEQRHISVRSKNGKFFELDFTYRNARRAVEEALNKATTERGLNRVNRFISAQVCPACHGTRLSEQARATLVDGINLAQATAKTLDELIAWTPTLADALPSEMRPMARNIVATLLETARRLVELGLGYLTLDRASSTLSTGERQRVQLARAVRNQTTGVLYVLDEPSIGLHPSNVDGLLGVMRDLLRDGNSVVLVDHDVQVLREADWLIEIGPGSGTEGGTVLATGDVTTLGNDPNSLIGGFLTGREPVLVRQRAGRDSVFDHGRIRLSTRPLHTVHALDVDIPRGRLTAVTGVSGSGKTTLILESLIPALQAKAAGRALPDHVAAVDAPAITRVNTVDATPIGVNVRSTVATYSGILDDLRRAYAAIDAAKQRGLTAADFSYNTGSLRCPRCEGTGQISLDVQFLPDVDIACPACDGTRYAPAAADIRRPAPANPDEGVSLPELLALTVRQAIEQVGDIRRVRTRLQALIDLGLGYLTLGEDTPALSGGEAQRLKLATELTRNQSDTLFVLDEPSVGLHPLDIRTLLDVLQRLGDNGATVIVIEHDLDMIANADYVIDMGPGGGTAGGTIVATGTPDDLSSELHSVTARYLNRHLHPKR comes from the coding sequence ATGGCGCACGACGAGGTAACACGCGGCGACCAGTGGGCCGGGGCCCCGGGCGCACGAGGTGCGGACGCGGTGGATCCGCCGCTGTCCATCCGGGTACGCGGGGCGAAGGTCCACAACCTGAAGAACGTCGACGTGACGGTGCCGCTGCGCCAACTCGTCGCGGTGGCAGGCGTGTCCGGCTCCGGAAAGTCGTCGCTGGCGATGGGGGTCCTGTACGCGGAGGGCTCAAGGCGCTACATCGAGGCGCTGTCCACGTACACCCGCCGGCGTATGGCGCAGGCACCGCGTGCGTCGGTGGACAGCGTCGAGCACGTGCCCGCGGCCCTCGCCTTGCGGCAGCGGCCCGGGGTGCCCGGGGTGCGCAGCACTTTCGGCACGTCGACCGAACTGCTCAACGTGCTGCGCCTGCTGTTCTCCCGGCTGGGATCACACCTGTGCCCCAACGGCCACCGGCAGGACCCGACGTTCGACGTGGCTGCGGGGCTGGACCTGACCTGCCCTGTATGCGAGGTGACGTTCTACCCGCCGGGCGCGGAGTCGCTGGCCTTCAACTCGGACGGCGCATGCCCGCGCTGCACCGGTACCGGCATGGTCCGGGAAGTCGACGAAGCGGCTCTCGTCCCCGATCCGCAACGCACCATCGCCGAGGGGGCGGTGGCCCCGTGGTCGATGTTCGGGCTGACAGTGATGCCGCAGGTCGTCGCCGAGTTCGGGGTGCGCACCGAGGTGCCGTACACGGAACTGACCGCACACGAGCGGGACATCGTCATGCACGGACCCGCGGAGCAGCGGCACATCAGTGTCCGGTCCAAGAACGGCAAGTTCTTCGAGCTGGACTTCACTTACCGCAACGCCCGTCGGGCCGTCGAGGAGGCCCTGAACAAGGCCACCACCGAACGCGGGCTGAACCGTGTGAACAGGTTCATCAGCGCCCAGGTGTGTCCGGCCTGCCACGGCACCCGGCTCAGCGAGCAGGCCCGCGCCACCCTCGTCGACGGCATCAACCTCGCCCAAGCCACCGCCAAGACGCTCGACGAACTCATCGCCTGGACCCCCACCCTCGCGGACGCCCTGCCGTCCGAGATGCGCCCGATGGCACGGAACATCGTCGCCACCCTGCTGGAGACCGCCCGCCGCCTGGTCGAACTCGGCCTCGGCTACCTCACCCTGGACCGGGCGAGCTCCACCCTGTCGACCGGCGAGCGGCAACGCGTCCAACTGGCCCGCGCCGTACGCAACCAGACCACCGGCGTGCTCTACGTCCTCGACGAACCCTCCATCGGCCTGCACCCCTCCAACGTGGATGGCCTGCTCGGCGTCATGCGCGACCTGCTCCGCGACGGCAACTCCGTGGTCCTCGTCGACCACGACGTCCAGGTCCTGCGCGAAGCCGACTGGCTCATCGAGATCGGCCCCGGCTCCGGCACCGAGGGCGGGACCGTCCTGGCCACCGGTGACGTCACCACTCTCGGCAACGACCCCAACTCCCTGATCGGTGGATTCCTCACCGGCCGCGAACCCGTCCTAGTCCGCCAACGGGCCGGACGTGACTCGGTGTTCGACCACGGCCGCATCCGCCTCTCCACCCGGCCCCTGCACACCGTGCACGCCCTGGACGTCGACATCCCTCGGGGCCGCCTGACCGCGGTGACCGGCGTGTCCGGATCCGGCAAGACGACACTGATCCTCGAAAGCCTGATTCCCGCGCTCCAGGCGAAAGCCGCGGGCAGAGCGCTGCCCGACCACGTGGCCGCGGTGGACGCGCCGGCGATCACCCGGGTGAACACGGTCGACGCCACCCCCATCGGCGTCAACGTCCGCTCCACCGTCGCCACCTACAGCGGCATCCTCGACGACCTGCGCCGCGCCTACGCCGCCATCGACGCGGCCAAGCAGCGGGGGCTCACCGCCGCCGACTTCTCCTACAACACCGGCTCCCTGCGCTGCCCGCGGTGCGAAGGTACCGGCCAGATCTCCCTCGACGTCCAGTTCCTGCCCGATGTCGACATCGCCTGCCCCGCATGCGACGGCACCCGGTACGCCCCCGCAGCCGCCGACATCCGCCGTCCGGCCCCCGCAAATCCGGACGAGGGTGTCTCCTTGCCCGAACTGCTTGCCCTCACTGTCAGGCAGGCGATCGAGCAGGTCGGAGACATCCGCCGCGTGAGAACCCGGCTTCAGGCCCTCATCGACCTAGGACTGGGATATCTCACCCTCGGCGAAGACACCCCGGCCCTCTCCGGCGGCGAGGCACAGCGGCTGAAGCTCGCCACCGAGCTGACCCGGAACCAGTCCGACACGCTCTTCGTCCTGGACGAACCCAGCGTCGGGCTCCACCCCCTGGACATCCGCACGCTCCTGGACGTCCTCCAGAGACTGGGCGACAACGGCGCCACCGTCATCGTCATCGAACACGACCTGGACATGATCGCCAACGCCGACTACGTCATCGACATGGGCCCCGGAGGCGGCACCGCCGGCGGCACCATCGTCGCCACCGGTACACCCGACGACCTCTCATCTGAATTGCACAGCGTCACGGCCCGCTATCTCAACCGCCATCTGCACCCGAAGAGGTAA
- a CDS encoding aspartate/glutamate racemase family protein codes for MLALLHTSPLHIPVFDALCDEDHPGLELVHFVHEDLLTSARADGPDAVAGDVRAVLEQAVAGGAVAVLCTCSSIGGVAEAAAEEVGVPVLRVDRPMAAEAVAIGPRVVVVATSESTFGPTVALVEEEARRAGLPADVRTLFVDGAWALFQAGDTEGYVRSVADAVDSIPGESADAIILAQASMTQAQPLTTTTVPVLSSPRPGLAAGAAAARAAEAGRP; via the coding sequence GTGCTCGCCCTTCTGCACACCTCGCCCCTGCACATCCCGGTGTTCGACGCCCTGTGCGACGAGGACCACCCGGGCCTGGAACTCGTCCACTTCGTCCACGAGGATCTGCTGACCAGCGCGCGGGCCGACGGGCCCGACGCCGTGGCCGGTGATGTCCGGGCCGTCCTGGAGCAGGCCGTCGCCGGAGGCGCCGTCGCCGTGCTCTGTACCTGCTCGTCCATCGGCGGTGTCGCGGAGGCCGCCGCCGAGGAGGTGGGGGTGCCGGTGCTGCGGGTCGACCGTCCGATGGCCGCCGAGGCGGTGGCCATCGGACCGAGGGTGGTCGTGGTCGCTACCTCGGAGAGCACGTTCGGGCCCACGGTGGCCCTCGTCGAGGAGGAAGCGCGTCGTGCCGGGCTCCCCGCCGACGTACGGACACTGTTCGTCGACGGCGCCTGGGCCCTCTTCCAGGCGGGCGACACGGAGGGCTACGTCCGTTCGGTGGCCGACGCGGTGGACTCGATCCCCGGCGAGAGCGCCGACGCGATCATCCTCGCCCAGGCCTCCATGACCCAGGCGCAGCCGCTGACGACCACCACGGTGCCGGTGCTGTCCAGCCCCAGGCCGGGTCTGGCGGCGGGCGCGGCGGCGGCACGGGCCGCCGAGGCCGGGCGACCGTGA
- a CDS encoding aldo/keto reductase, with the protein MRVTTLGATGVRITELSFGAAGIGNLFRPVTDEAAHATVEAAWDAGVRTFDTAPHYGLGLSERRLGAALRERDRDTYTVSTKVGRLLEPNPAGGRGDDLAHGFAVPAAHRRVWDFSSDGVLRSLEASLDRLGLDRVDIALLHDPDHHAEQALREAYPALERLRGEGVVKAIGIGVNQCALPARFLRETDIDVVLLAGRYTLLEQEGLAEVLPEAAARGRSVIVGGVFNSGLLTDPKPGATYDYAPAPRRVLDRALRMKTVTERHGVPLRAAALRFPLGHPAVASVLSGARCAEEVRDTVDQLRRTVPAEVWDGLRAEGLLPPHVPVPATAPVEEADRSKEESRRRGGDDGHGGEHN; encoded by the coding sequence ATGAGAGTGACCACGTTGGGCGCCACCGGTGTCAGGATCACCGAGTTGTCGTTCGGAGCCGCCGGCATCGGCAACCTCTTCCGCCCGGTCACCGACGAGGCCGCCCACGCCACGGTGGAAGCGGCCTGGGACGCCGGCGTACGCACCTTCGACACCGCCCCGCACTACGGACTCGGTCTGTCCGAGCGACGCCTGGGCGCCGCGCTGCGCGAGCGCGACCGCGACACGTACACCGTCTCCACCAAGGTCGGGCGGCTGCTCGAACCCAACCCCGCAGGCGGCCGCGGCGACGATCTCGCCCACGGCTTCGCCGTGCCCGCCGCCCACCGCCGAGTCTGGGACTTCAGCTCCGACGGAGTCCTGCGCTCCCTGGAAGCGAGCCTCGACCGCCTCGGCCTGGACCGGGTGGACATCGCCCTGCTGCACGACCCGGACCACCACGCCGAGCAGGCGCTGCGCGAGGCGTACCCGGCGCTGGAACGGTTGCGCGGCGAAGGCGTCGTCAAGGCGATCGGCATCGGCGTGAACCAGTGCGCGCTCCCCGCCCGCTTCCTGCGCGAGACCGACATCGACGTGGTGCTGCTCGCTGGCCGCTACACCCTGCTGGAGCAGGAGGGGCTCGCGGAGGTACTGCCGGAGGCCGCCGCTCGTGGCAGGAGTGTCATCGTCGGCGGGGTGTTCAACTCGGGTCTGCTCACCGACCCCAAGCCCGGGGCGACGTACGACTACGCGCCCGCCCCACGGCGCGTGCTGGACCGGGCCCTGCGCATGAAGACGGTCACCGAACGCCACGGCGTACCGCTGCGCGCAGCCGCTCTGCGCTTCCCGTTGGGTCATCCGGCGGTCGCGAGCGTGCTGTCCGGCGCGCGCTGCGCCGAGGAGGTCCGCGACACGGTGGATCAGCTGCGGAGAACGGTACCGGCCGAGGTCTGGGACGGACTGCGCGCCGAGGGGCTGCTGCCCCCGCACGTCCCCGTCCCTGCCACCGCACCGGTCGAGGAAGCCGATCGGTCGAAGGAGGAGTCAAGGAGGCGTGGGGGTGATGACGGCCATGGAGGCGAACACAACTGA
- a CDS encoding MBL fold metallo-hydrolase, which produces MSSATGENIPVRVYGGPTALIEYGGLRFVTDPTFDAPGEYPMPLPGDHKLVKTEPAPVSAADLGRVDAVLLSHDGHDDNLDDAGRAFLPEVPVVFTTVSGAGRLGGNAQGLAFWETAELWRPDGGTVTVTGLPARHGPEGCEPITGDVVGFMLTSDDLPSVYVSGDNASLDHVKEIAAKFAPVDTAVLFLGGARMDFAFEGALLTLDSALGAEAARILGARRVVPAHYDSWAHFKEGRKEIEAAFSEADLTERLDFAR; this is translated from the coding sequence ATGTCCAGCGCCACCGGCGAGAACATCCCCGTCCGCGTCTACGGCGGCCCCACCGCCCTCATCGAGTACGGCGGTCTCCGGTTCGTCACCGACCCGACCTTCGACGCGCCGGGCGAGTACCCCATGCCCCTCCCCGGCGACCACAAGCTGGTAAAGACCGAGCCCGCGCCCGTCAGTGCCGCCGACCTGGGCCGTGTCGACGCCGTCCTGCTCTCCCACGACGGGCACGACGACAACCTCGACGACGCCGGCCGCGCCTTCCTGCCCGAGGTACCGGTCGTCTTCACCACGGTCAGCGGCGCCGGCCGCCTGGGCGGCAATGCCCAGGGCCTGGCCTTCTGGGAGACCGCAGAGCTCTGGCGGCCCGACGGCGGCACCGTCACCGTCACCGGCCTGCCCGCCCGGCATGGCCCCGAAGGCTGTGAGCCGATCACCGGCGACGTCGTCGGCTTCATGCTCACCTCCGACGACCTGCCCTCCGTCTACGTCAGCGGCGACAACGCCAGCCTGGACCACGTCAAGGAGATCGCCGCGAAGTTCGCCCCGGTGGACACTGCGGTCCTCTTCCTCGGTGGCGCCCGCATGGACTTCGCCTTCGAAGGCGCCCTCCTCACCCTGGACAGCGCCCTGGGCGCCGAGGCAGCAAGGATCCTCGGCGCTCGCCGGGTCGTGCCTGCTCACTACGACAGCTGGGCCCACTTCAAGGAGGGGCGCAAGGAGATCGAAGCCGCGTTCTCCGAGGCCGACCTCACCGAGCGCCTCGACTTCGCCCGATAA
- a CDS encoding SDR family NAD(P)-dependent oxidoreductase, whose product MSGLSGLKAVVTGGASGIGLATSRMLAEHGATVAVVDLDPSHAPEPLIAIKADLGDDASVRVAVDAAAGQLGGLDILVNNAGIGAVGTVEDNPDEEWHQVLDVNVLGTVRTTRAALPYLRRSSHAAIVNTCSIAVTAGLPQRALYSASKGAVLSLTLAMAADHVREGIRVNCVNPGTADTPWVTRLLDAADDPEAERAALDARQPLGRLVTADEVAAAVVYLASPAAASVTGIALAVDGGMQGLRLRPAVGA is encoded by the coding sequence ATGAGCGGCCTGTCCGGGCTCAAAGCCGTCGTCACCGGCGGCGCGTCCGGGATCGGGCTGGCCACGTCCCGGATGCTGGCCGAGCACGGCGCCACCGTGGCCGTCGTCGACCTCGACCCCTCCCACGCCCCCGAGCCGCTGATCGCCATCAAGGCCGACCTCGGCGACGACGCATCGGTACGTGTCGCCGTGGACGCCGCTGCTGGGCAGCTCGGCGGCCTGGACATCCTGGTCAACAATGCGGGCATCGGCGCCGTCGGTACCGTCGAGGACAACCCGGACGAGGAGTGGCACCAGGTCCTCGACGTCAACGTCCTCGGGACGGTGCGCACCACCCGGGCCGCCCTGCCGTATCTACGGCGATCGTCGCACGCGGCGATCGTCAACACCTGCTCCATCGCGGTCACCGCGGGCCTTCCCCAGCGCGCCCTGTACTCCGCGAGCAAAGGTGCGGTGCTTTCGCTGACCCTGGCGATGGCCGCGGACCATGTCCGTGAGGGCATCCGCGTCAACTGCGTCAACCCCGGAACCGCCGACACCCCCTGGGTAACCCGGCTTTTGGACGCGGCCGACGACCCGGAAGCGGAACGCGCCGCCCTCGACGCACGCCAGCCCCTGGGCCGCCTGGTCACCGCGGACGAGGTGGCAGCGGCCGTCGTCTACCTGGCGAGCCCCGCCGCGGCCTCCGTCACCGGCATCGCCCTCGCCGTCGACGGTGGCATGCAGGGGCTCCGGCTGCGCCCGGCGGTCGGAGCATGA
- the gndA gene encoding NADP-dependent phosphogluconate dehydrogenase produces the protein MSNSAQIGVTGLAVMGRNLARNFARNGYTVALHNRTAARTHALVEEFGTEGDFIAADTAKEFVAALERPRRLVVMVKAGEPTDAVIQEFAPLLEPGDMIIDGGNAHFADTRRRERDLREQGIHFVGMGVSGGEEGALLGPSIMPGGPVESYDSLGPMLEKISAKAEDGTPCVSHVGPDGAGHFVKMVHNGIEYADMQLIGEAYQLLRDVAGYSPAQIADIFRTWNTGRLDSYLIEITAEVLSHVDAATGKPFVDVVVDQAEQKGTGRWTVQIALDLGVPVSGIAEAVFARSLSGHAALREASRGLAGPKATPLSESEAAAFADRVEQALYASKIVSYTQGFHEIAAGGAEYDWDIDLGAVSALWRGGCIIRAAFLDRIRAAYDARADLPSLLSDDTFAQEIGAAQDDWREVLVAATRQGVPTPGFAAALAYYDALRAERLPAALTQGQRDFFGAHTYRRTDREGAFHTLWGGDRSEVTG, from the coding sequence ATGAGCAACTCAGCCCAGATCGGCGTCACGGGACTCGCGGTGATGGGCCGCAACCTCGCCCGCAACTTCGCGCGCAACGGCTACACGGTCGCGCTGCACAACCGGACGGCGGCACGCACGCACGCCCTGGTCGAGGAGTTCGGGACCGAGGGCGACTTCATCGCGGCCGACACCGCCAAGGAGTTCGTGGCCGCGCTGGAACGGCCGCGCCGGCTGGTCGTCATGGTGAAGGCCGGTGAGCCGACCGACGCGGTGATCCAGGAGTTCGCGCCGCTCCTGGAGCCCGGCGACATGATCATCGACGGCGGCAACGCGCACTTCGCGGACACCCGGCGCCGGGAGCGCGACCTGCGCGAGCAGGGCATCCACTTCGTGGGTATGGGCGTCTCCGGCGGCGAGGAGGGCGCGCTGCTCGGCCCGAGCATCATGCCGGGCGGCCCGGTCGAGTCGTACGACTCCCTCGGACCGATGCTGGAGAAGATCTCCGCGAAGGCCGAGGACGGCACCCCCTGTGTGTCGCACGTGGGCCCGGACGGCGCCGGTCACTTCGTGAAGATGGTCCACAACGGCATCGAGTACGCCGACATGCAGCTGATCGGTGAGGCGTACCAGCTGCTGCGCGATGTCGCCGGGTACTCCCCCGCGCAGATCGCCGACATCTTCCGCACCTGGAACACGGGCCGTCTCGACTCCTACCTGATCGAGATCACCGCCGAGGTGCTGTCGCACGTCGACGCGGCGACGGGCAAGCCGTTCGTGGACGTGGTGGTGGACCAGGCCGAGCAGAAGGGCACCGGCCGCTGGACCGTGCAGATCGCCCTCGACCTGGGTGTACCGGTGTCGGGCATCGCCGAGGCGGTGTTCGCCCGCTCGCTGTCCGGGCACGCGGCGCTGCGCGAGGCCTCGCGCGGGCTGGCCGGCCCGAAGGCGACCCCGCTGAGCGAGTCGGAGGCGGCGGCCTTCGCCGACCGCGTCGAGCAGGCGCTGTACGCGTCGAAGATCGTGTCGTACACGCAGGGCTTCCACGAGATCGCGGCGGGCGGCGCCGAGTACGACTGGGACATCGACCTCGGTGCCGTCTCCGCCCTCTGGCGCGGTGGCTGCATCATCCGGGCGGCCTTCCTGGACCGTATCCGCGCCGCGTACGACGCCCGGGCGGACCTGCCGAGCCTGCTGTCCGACGACACGTTCGCGCAGGAGATCGGGGCCGCGCAGGACGACTGGCGCGAGGTGCTGGTCGCGGCGACCCGCCAGGGCGTGCCCACGCCGGGCTTCGCGGCGGCCCTCGCGTACTACGACGCCCTGCGCGCGGAGCGGTTGCCTGCGGCGCTTACGCAGGGGCAGCGGGACTTCTTCGGGGCGCACACCTACCGGCGCACGGACCGCGAGGGCGCGTTCCACACGCTGTGGGGCGGCGACCGGTCCGAGGTCACGGGCTAG
- a CDS encoding PPOX class F420-dependent oxidoreductase, with the protein MHRMSEQQWRAFVSEGTRTGKLSTTRADGSPHVTPVWFLLDGDDVVFNTERNGVKGRNLARDGRFALCVDQDQPPYAFVLLQGRAKMSEDPDETLRWAGRLGARYVGEDRAEEYAARNGGSGNLLVRAHIEKVIAFAGIAD; encoded by the coding sequence ATGCACAGGATGAGCGAGCAGCAGTGGCGGGCCTTCGTATCCGAGGGCACCCGCACCGGCAAGCTGTCGACCACCCGGGCGGACGGCAGCCCGCACGTCACGCCGGTGTGGTTCCTGCTCGACGGGGACGACGTGGTGTTCAACACGGAGAGGAACGGGGTCAAGGGCCGCAACCTGGCCAGGGACGGCCGGTTCGCTCTGTGCGTGGACCAGGACCAGCCTCCGTACGCCTTCGTCCTGCTCCAGGGCCGCGCCAAGATGTCCGAGGACCCCGACGAGACCCTGCGGTGGGCCGGGCGCCTCGGCGCCCGCTATGTGGGCGAGGACCGCGCCGAGGAGTACGCCGCACGCAACGGCGGCTCGGGAAACCTCCTCGTCCGCGCGCACATCGAGAAGGTCATCGCCTTCGCCGGTATTGCCGACTGA
- a CDS encoding VOC family protein, giving the protein MPAPALNSVAWFEIGTDQPEGVKQFYGQLFDWSFQLNTNTPGVNYHAVVTPGAQQPTGGVWESEGNFPDYAVFYVLVQDVAATVERAEELGGKVLMAPTTDAAGLTFARLEDSTGHNFGVFSAPAP; this is encoded by the coding sequence ATGCCCGCTCCCGCCCTCAACTCCGTGGCCTGGTTCGAGATCGGCACCGACCAGCCGGAAGGGGTCAAGCAGTTCTACGGCCAGCTCTTCGACTGGAGTTTCCAGCTCAACACCAACACGCCCGGCGTGAACTACCACGCCGTCGTCACGCCTGGCGCCCAGCAGCCCACCGGTGGCGTATGGGAGTCGGAGGGCAACTTCCCCGACTACGCGGTCTTCTACGTCCTCGTCCAGGACGTCGCCGCAACCGTCGAGCGCGCCGAGGAACTGGGCGGCAAGGTGCTCATGGCGCCGACCACCGACGCCGCGGGCCTCACCTTCGCCCGTCTGGAGGACAGCACGGGCCATAACTTCGGCGTGTTCTCCGCACCCGCTCCGTGA
- the panD gene encoding aspartate 1-decarboxylase, producing the protein MLRTILKSKIHRATVTQADLHYVGSVTIDADLLDAADLLPGELVHIVDITNGARLETYVIEGERGSGVVGINGAAAHLVHPGDLVIIISYAQVTDAEARALRPKVVHVDQGNRVVALGADPAEPVPGSDQERSPQAVTI; encoded by the coding sequence ATGCTGCGCACGATCCTCAAGTCCAAGATCCACCGCGCCACCGTCACCCAGGCCGATCTGCACTACGTCGGCTCCGTGACCATCGACGCCGATCTCCTCGACGCCGCCGACCTGCTGCCCGGTGAACTCGTGCACATCGTCGACATCACCAACGGCGCCAGGCTGGAGACGTACGTCATCGAGGGCGAGCGGGGGTCCGGTGTCGTCGGGATCAACGGGGCGGCGGCCCACCTCGTCCATCCCGGAGATCTCGTGATCATCATCAGTTACGCTCAGGTGACCGACGCCGAGGCGCGGGCGCTGCGGCCGAAGGTGGTCCATGTGGACCAGGGCAACCGCGTCGTGGCGCTGGGCGCCGACCCGGCTGAGCCGGTGCCGGGCTCGGACCAGGAGCGCAGTCCGCAGGCCGTCACCATCTGA
- a CDS encoding L-rhamnose mutarotase, producing the protein MKRVAQTIRLRPEHRDLYLRLHSEVWPSVEAALRAANIRNYSIFLRENTLFAYFEYHGDDFESDMAAIAADEATQAWWKLTGPCQEPWADTGTGDNWSDLTEIWHLSPSATAT; encoded by the coding sequence ATGAAACGCGTTGCCCAGACGATCCGCCTGCGGCCGGAGCACCGGGACCTGTATCTGCGCCTGCACTCCGAGGTATGGCCGAGTGTCGAGGCCGCGCTGAGGGCTGCGAACATCCGCAACTACAGCATCTTCCTGCGCGAAAACACTCTGTTCGCCTACTTCGAGTACCACGGCGATGACTTCGAGTCCGACATGGCCGCGATCGCCGCCGACGAGGCCACCCAAGCCTGGTGGAAGCTCACCGGCCCCTGCCAGGAGCCCTGGGCCGATACCGGCACCGGGGACAACTGGTCCGACCTGACCGAAATCTGGCATCTATCCCCCTCGGCCACAGCGACCTGA